Proteins encoded together in one Planctomyces sp. SH-PL14 window:
- a CDS encoding 50S ribosomal protein bL37, whose protein sequence is MSKNQKKLKKANHGARPASAKARRSKRKAVKT, encoded by the coding sequence ATGTCCAAGAACCAGAAGAAGTTGAAGAAAGCGAACCACGGAGCGCGTCCGGCCAGCGCCAAGGCCCGCCGCTCGAAGCGCAAGGCCGTCAAGACGTGA
- the sufD gene encoding Fe-S cluster assembly protein SufD codes for MTTAHATAPGYSAETFEAFLSQRGEPDWLVERRRKAFDIYEGKLAEDLDPEEYRRIDLRTFKPQQFAIAPTAPAKGTFSTLMADRAEFGGSVLHVDGHTLSESLSPELSKQGVIFGSLNRLIQERRDVLEPHLLTTAVEPDRDRFAAWHAAFWTGGTVLYVPRNVEVKVPLHSFIGLQGNGAADFSHTLVILEEGASATLLEETGSADAEATGLHMGAIELLVAKGAQLRYVQLQNWNGKVRHFAHQAGRVERDGMLQWTVGALGARMQHIHQDVHLDGPGANAQVNGITFATDRQLLSYYTQQSHNAPNTHSDLLYKEVVRDQSRVIWRGMIKVEPDAQKTDGYQRNDALMLTREARVDAIPGLEIEADDVRCTHGATAGQVDEDQLLYCMCRGLSRYEAMHVIVEGFFAEVYDRVPVELVRETLGLAVQKKLGIGV; via the coding sequence ATGACCACTGCCCACGCCACTGCCCCCGGATACTCCGCCGAGACGTTCGAGGCGTTTCTCTCCCAGCGAGGGGAACCGGACTGGCTTGTCGAGCGACGGCGGAAGGCGTTTGACATCTATGAAGGGAAGCTGGCGGAAGACCTCGACCCCGAGGAATACCGCCGGATCGACCTGCGGACCTTCAAGCCGCAGCAGTTCGCCATTGCTCCGACCGCCCCGGCTAAGGGGACGTTCTCGACCCTGATGGCGGACCGGGCGGAGTTTGGCGGCAGCGTCCTCCATGTTGACGGCCACACGCTGAGCGAATCGCTCTCGCCTGAACTGAGCAAGCAGGGAGTGATCTTCGGCAGCCTGAACCGCCTGATTCAGGAACGCCGCGACGTCCTGGAACCGCACCTCCTCACCACGGCGGTCGAGCCTGACCGCGATCGCTTCGCCGCCTGGCACGCCGCCTTCTGGACCGGCGGAACCGTCCTGTACGTGCCACGAAACGTCGAAGTGAAGGTTCCGCTCCACAGCTTCATCGGACTCCAGGGGAACGGCGCGGCCGATTTCAGCCATACCCTCGTGATCCTTGAAGAAGGGGCCTCGGCGACCCTCCTCGAAGAAACCGGCTCGGCCGATGCCGAGGCGACCGGCCTCCACATGGGCGCGATTGAGCTCCTCGTCGCGAAGGGGGCCCAGCTCCGTTACGTCCAGCTTCAGAACTGGAACGGCAAGGTCCGGCACTTCGCCCACCAGGCGGGCCGGGTCGAGCGGGACGGCATGCTGCAGTGGACCGTGGGAGCCCTCGGCGCCCGGATGCAGCACATCCATCAGGACGTCCACCTCGACGGTCCCGGAGCGAACGCCCAGGTCAACGGGATCACCTTCGCCACCGACCGCCAGCTCCTCTCCTATTACACGCAGCAGTCGCACAACGCTCCGAACACGCACTCCGACCTGCTCTATAAGGAAGTCGTGCGGGACCAGTCCCGCGTCATCTGGCGCGGCATGATCAAGGTCGAGCCGGATGCACAGAAGACCGACGGCTACCAGCGGAACGACGCCCTGATGCTGACCCGCGAGGCCCGCGTCGATGCGATCCCGGGACTCGAGATCGAGGCGGACGATGTCCGCTGCACGCACGGGGCGACGGCCGGCCAGGTGGACGAGGACCAGCTCCTCTACTGCATGTGCCGCGGCCTTTCCCGCTACGAGGCGATGCACGTCATCGTCGAGGGCTTCTTCGCTGAGGTGTACGACCGCGTCCCGGTCGAGCTTGTCCGCGAGACGCTTGGCCTTGCGGTCCAGAAGAAGCTGGGCATCGGGGTGTGA